A stretch of the uncultured Cohaesibacter sp. genome encodes the following:
- a CDS encoding Lrp/AsnC family transcriptional regulator, which translates to MGIDRTDRRILALLSKNVRMTNKELAYEVGLAASSVHERLKRLQESDFVAGAHANIRLEHLGLSLKALLFIQMAEHKKTDLDQFLREVLMIPEVLAGWMISGRFDAVVEVVTKDTTHLHGLVVEQFSSRKEIGRIETSIVFESVFRNDLSETLDLIDEEKSATV; encoded by the coding sequence ATGGGTATTGACCGAACGGATCGACGGATTTTGGCACTTCTGTCGAAGAATGTGCGGATGACCAATAAAGAGCTCGCATATGAAGTCGGTTTGGCAGCATCAAGTGTCCACGAGCGGTTGAAACGACTTCAGGAAAGCGATTTTGTAGCCGGTGCGCATGCAAACATTCGCTTGGAGCATCTCGGCCTGTCCCTGAAAGCGCTGTTGTTCATTCAGATGGCGGAGCACAAAAAGACTGATCTAGATCAGTTCCTCAGGGAAGTTTTGATGATTCCAGAGGTTCTCGCTGGGTGGATGATCAGTGGCCGATTTGATGCGGTCGTGGAGGTTGTCACCAAAGATACCACCCACCTACATGGATTGGTGGTTGAACAGTTTTCATCACGAAAAGAGATTGGCCGCATCGAAACATCAATTGTCTTTGAAAGCGTCTTTCGGAATGATCTCTCGGAAACCCTTGACCTAATTGACGAAGAGAAGAGTGCAACTGTCTGA
- a CDS encoding HlyD family type I secretion periplasmic adaptor subunit, whose protein sequence is MSKANIENVLESVTSVKASLIVGITSTLVFMGGFAVWAFGVPLSGAIIAQGTVITDGNLQVVRHERGGALSGLFVKEGEHLKKGQVIATLSRPEDKAAAAELKARIASLSIKQIRLEAESRNADSFGKADLASNEASQLVEASTFSDLITDQMNEFTNRKKQLSDTIDVLLAQKRALQEQKAGTQSEVSSYRVQFSSLSEEVSLLREAARQGYGRANVLRERERSHAELKGKIEKSTSTIASYEQQIDEVEHRISAERSNFMEKVSTELAKVRAERMEAVEALSGKVDAVARIDITAPVDGVVNKLHINTIGSAVEPFAPMVEIVSDDQPLLIEAKIQPADVDQVYPKQKARAVLSAFNRRLYDPVSAEVTFVGADARQDRADEPPYYTVRLRVDETAGAQLPSIVPGMPSEVYLTTYDRTFADYIAEPFVQSFQRAFRQ, encoded by the coding sequence ATGAGCAAAGCGAATATTGAAAATGTCTTAGAGTCAGTCACTTCTGTCAAAGCAAGCCTGATCGTTGGAATCACTTCAACCCTAGTGTTTATGGGTGGTTTTGCCGTATGGGCTTTCGGCGTGCCTCTGTCGGGTGCCATCATTGCGCAAGGGACCGTGATTACTGATGGCAACCTCCAAGTTGTTCGTCATGAGCGGGGCGGAGCATTGTCCGGTCTGTTCGTTAAAGAAGGAGAACATTTGAAAAAAGGACAAGTGATTGCGACCCTTTCAAGGCCTGAAGATAAGGCGGCTGCGGCGGAACTGAAGGCACGCATTGCCAGCCTCAGCATAAAACAAATCCGGCTTGAAGCGGAAAGTCGAAATGCCGACAGCTTTGGCAAAGCAGATTTGGCATCAAATGAGGCGTCTCAACTGGTTGAAGCCTCCACCTTTAGTGATCTGATAACCGATCAGATGAATGAGTTTACTAATCGAAAGAAACAGCTTTCTGATACGATTGACGTACTTCTTGCTCAGAAGCGCGCCTTACAGGAACAGAAAGCGGGCACCCAGAGTGAGGTCTCCTCTTACAGGGTACAATTCTCTAGTCTATCGGAGGAAGTTTCATTGCTAAGAGAGGCGGCGCGACAAGGATATGGTCGAGCCAATGTCTTGAGGGAGCGGGAGCGTTCTCACGCCGAATTGAAAGGCAAAATCGAGAAATCGACATCCACGATAGCTTCCTATGAGCAACAGATCGACGAAGTGGAACACCGTATTTCTGCCGAGCGTTCGAATTTTATGGAGAAGGTCAGCACGGAACTCGCCAAGGTGCGCGCGGAAAGAATGGAAGCCGTTGAGGCGCTTTCCGGAAAAGTCGATGCGGTCGCACGGATCGACATCACTGCACCGGTGGATGGCGTGGTCAACAAGCTGCACATCAATACTATTGGAAGCGCAGTTGAACCATTCGCACCTATGGTCGAGATTGTTTCAGATGATCAACCGTTACTGATTGAGGCCAAGATCCAACCTGCTGATGTAGATCAAGTGTACCCCAAGCAAAAGGCAAGAGCGGTTCTTTCTGCATTCAATCGGCGGCTCTATGATCCTGTCAGCGCAGAAGTAACGTTCGTCGGAGCTGATGCTCGACAAGATCGGGCCGATGAGCCTCCATACTACACCGTGAGACTGAGGGTAGACGAAACTGCTGGCGCACAGCTCCCGTCTATTGTTCCCGGAATGCCCAGCGAAGTCTATTTGACAACCTACGACAGGACCTTTGCCGACTATATTGCGGAGCCATTTGTTCAGAGCTTCCAACGGGCATTTCGGCAGTAG
- a CDS encoding DUF1203 domain-containing protein, whose translation MNFQIKALSETEFADLFGLTDAELAERKACRQVVTAKPGTPCRVSMVDAEVGETVILLNYVHQPAKSPYQATHAIFVREHAKQAEIAMNDIPEVIRSRLISIRLFDGNHMMVDADVVPGNTLSSVISKAFDKPEIAYIHLHNAKPGCFAASVHRVD comes from the coding sequence ATGAACTTCCAAATCAAAGCCCTGTCAGAAACCGAATTCGCCGACCTTTTTGGTTTGACTGACGCAGAACTCGCGGAACGCAAGGCATGTCGGCAAGTCGTGACTGCAAAGCCCGGAACACCATGCCGCGTAAGTATGGTGGATGCCGAGGTCGGGGAAACCGTCATTCTTCTGAACTACGTGCATCAGCCAGCGAAAAGTCCGTATCAAGCGACCCATGCGATCTTTGTAAGGGAACATGCCAAACAAGCTGAGATTGCAATGAACGACATTCCAGAAGTCATTCGATCGCGGTTGATTTCCATTCGTCTTTTCGACGGCAATCACATGATGGTTGATGCCGATGTCGTCCCAGGCAATACGTTGTCGTCTGTAATCTCTAAAGCCTTTGACAAGCCTGAGATCGCCTATATTCACCTTCACAATGCGAAGCCGGGTTGCTTTGCGGCGTCTGTTCATAGGGTTGATTGA
- a CDS encoding AraC family transcriptional regulator, with amino-acid sequence MPKTRDLLPVSVFSFPIAAKTSNIHSMDIAQTDHKLAHLLSFCRRFAGANAGPDGVVSTPVRGLTVVRALRPGELTVDVQKPVIAMLLQGRKRVSTLGTSFEYTPGEAMVVSADVPTVSQITRASIAVPYYALVLEIDPAILEELSPAIPQRHDEAQTVRVEPIAAEVVDAALRLVRLLDQPDALSVLGEGLLRELHYWLLMGIHGPAIAALGAPNSHASRIGRAVDILRRDYARKIRVEELAAAAGMSEPVFHRHFRAITSLSPLQFQKQLRLIEARRLMLSEGTQIAQAANAVGYASIPQFTREYRRLFDAPPGRDIRLLTTTVRAR; translated from the coding sequence TTGCCTAAAACTCGCGATCTTTTGCCTGTTTCTGTTTTCTCCTTCCCAATAGCCGCGAAAACATCCAATATCCATTCCATGGATATTGCCCAAACCGATCACAAGCTTGCTCATCTGCTGAGTTTTTGCCGCAGGTTCGCCGGAGCTAATGCCGGTCCTGATGGTGTGGTATCAACTCCGGTACGTGGCCTGACGGTGGTGCGCGCCCTGCGCCCGGGCGAGCTGACAGTTGATGTTCAGAAGCCCGTGATCGCCATGCTCCTGCAAGGCAGGAAACGTGTAAGCACACTTGGGACAAGCTTCGAATACACGCCAGGGGAAGCGATGGTGGTCTCGGCCGATGTCCCGACGGTCAGCCAGATCACTCGCGCCAGCATTGCGGTACCCTATTATGCTCTCGTCCTGGAAATTGACCCTGCAATACTGGAAGAGTTAAGTCCGGCAATCCCGCAGCGGCATGACGAGGCGCAGACAGTAAGGGTGGAGCCGATCGCTGCCGAGGTAGTCGATGCGGCGCTTCGACTCGTGCGGCTGCTGGATCAGCCCGATGCGCTGTCGGTGCTTGGTGAGGGCCTGTTGCGAGAGCTGCACTACTGGCTGCTGATGGGTATCCACGGCCCAGCCATCGCTGCGCTCGGAGCACCGAACAGTCATGCAAGCCGGATCGGACGCGCTGTTGACATCCTGAGGCGAGATTATGCCCGCAAGATCCGGGTGGAAGAGTTGGCCGCCGCCGCCGGGATGAGCGAACCCGTGTTTCACAGACACTTCCGCGCCATCACATCCCTTTCGCCACTTCAGTTCCAGAAACAGCTTCGCCTGATCGAGGCCCGCAGGCTCATGCTTAGCGAAGGAACCCAGATCGCTCAGGCAGCCAATGCTGTCGGCTACGCCAGTATTCCTCAGTTCACCCGCGAATACCGGCGCCTATTTGATGCTCCTCCTGGC
- a CDS encoding DUF2000 family protein gives MFNTKIAIIVRDDLATWQKLNVTAFLMSGITGANPGIIGSPYRDSENNLHSPMCVQPVIVLSADASALLNIRRRARERGVETVAYIEEMFATGHDAANRAVFAEHGPDELNTVGIALRADKKVADKITKGARMHS, from the coding sequence ATGTTCAACACCAAAATCGCCATCATTGTTCGGGATGACCTTGCCACCTGGCAGAAGCTCAATGTCACCGCCTTCTTGATGAGTGGTATCACCGGCGCCAATCCTGGCATCATCGGATCCCCTTACAGAGACAGTGAGAACAACCTTCACTCGCCGATGTGTGTTCAACCCGTTATCGTTCTTTCGGCTGATGCCAGTGCCCTTCTCAACATTCGTAGGCGAGCGAGGGAAAGGGGCGTGGAAACCGTAGCCTATATCGAGGAGATGTTTGCAACGGGGCACGACGCCGCCAATCGCGCCGTTTTCGCCGAGCATGGCCCGGACGAGCTCAACACAGTTGGCATCGCCTTGAGAGCAGATAAAAAAGTCGCCGACAAGATCACCAAAGGGGCAAGGATGCACAGCTAG
- a CDS encoding SDR family oxidoreductase, translated as MSKIALVTGANRGLGRITALAIAKSGGDVIVTYRSNAMQAEEVAAEIRAMGRLAVALPLDVADTASFPDFARTLRAELGKVWGRDTFDHLVNNAGHGEFAMIEETSEAQFDGLFRVHVKGVFFLAQALLPLLADQGRIVNFSSGLTRISFPGFAAYSAAKAAVEVLTVYMAREFGGRGITVNTVAPGAIETDFGGGLVRDNAEVNAQFAGMTALGRVGLPDDIGPMVASLLHDDNRWVTAQRIEVSGGQSI; from the coding sequence ATGAGCAAGATCGCTCTCGTCACCGGCGCCAATCGTGGCCTTGGCCGCATCACCGCTCTCGCCATTGCCAAAAGCGGCGGCGATGTCATCGTCACCTATCGCTCGAACGCCATGCAGGCAGAAGAGGTTGCTGCCGAGATACGCGCAATGGGGCGCTTGGCGGTGGCGCTGCCCCTCGACGTAGCGGACACAGCAAGTTTCCCCGACTTTGCGAGAACCCTGCGTGCCGAACTTGGGAAAGTTTGGGGCCGCGACACCTTCGATCATCTCGTCAACAATGCCGGACATGGTGAGTTCGCCATGATCGAGGAAACCAGCGAAGCCCAGTTTGATGGGCTGTTTCGGGTCCATGTGAAAGGGGTGTTCTTCCTGGCCCAGGCCCTTCTGCCGCTTTTGGCGGACCAAGGTCGGATCGTGAACTTCTCATCTGGATTGACTCGCATTTCGTTCCCTGGCTTCGCGGCCTATTCCGCGGCGAAAGCGGCAGTCGAAGTGCTGACGGTCTATATGGCGCGGGAATTCGGGGGGCGCGGCATCACAGTAAACACAGTGGCGCCCGGTGCGATCGAGACCGATTTCGGTGGTGGGCTGGTCCGCGACAATGCCGAGGTGAACGCGCAGTTTGCGGGCATGACGGCGCTTGGACGCGTTGGCCTTCCTGACGATATAGGCCCGATGGTCGCTAGCTTGCTGCACGACGACAATCGCTGGGTCACTGCTCAGCGCATTGAAGTTTCGGGTGGCCAGTCAATCTGA